The proteins below come from a single Zea mays cultivar B73 chromosome 8, Zm-B73-REFERENCE-NAM-5.0, whole genome shotgun sequence genomic window:
- the LOC541778 gene encoding centromere protein C: MDAADPLCAITSPARLLPRTLGPTPSKVRGALLEAIALARSRKGSEELVKQAAMVLKEHGDIQTLYHDDAMKAMPPTNVSKGQQGRRAALDRKRARFTMKDTGSKAVPVVDRSKLLNISDPVAFFMALDRLEEAEDEIKRLNGEAEKRILIFDPLDEPIRQPGLRGRKSFRSFKVTEDATTQDPIEVLASQTATMTGSQFSQDVMHAVADKNEQSVPSRSGEAISDVSGKEDSLAEKDGRDDLAYLLTSIQDLDESEEEAFIRKTLGLKEIRKGRVSLCNSIPGVRSLRSDTEQKGSMKVRPPESHLPQTRQDRISELEKHLFPGGAANAKCTDDESEGSPDIVMGEPSLVHDSSEVLMTNENSTGSEIDRRTPNLCARAADHALDPEPNLPDHAYERQTRGSSLGLCKNTEVANEHEEDDVHIEYPTTGGSTYQTEVSSHDLEGSLTEELVSEPGRHAAPDDIYRTSHAAEDSIQHLEVVKQGGVLQDKSSQSLEMPLEDIDPLYRPQMHGGSTKKSTPVLCNALSPIEQKQQAAQEGKRKQQAKRVKKVSDESSHALEISQANFEPENEPHNVDVNMEQPTVMSSAKGQKGAQRRNKTKKLNQRKILGDVDLARQSGVRRSSRIRSRPLEYWLGERLLYGPIQDTLPAVIGIKAYSPGQDGKKTLKVKSFVSEQYSDLVAQFAKY; encoded by the exons ATGGACGCCGCCGACCCTCTCTGCGCCATCACCTCGCCTGCGCGGCTCCTTCCGCGGACCCTTGGCCCCACCCCCTCGAAGGTCCGCGGTGCGCTCCTCGAGGCCATCGCACTCGCCCGGTCGCGG AAAGGGTCTGAGGAGCTGGTTAAGCAGGCTGCAATGGTGCTGAAGGAGCACGGGGACATCCAGACTCTCTACCATGATGATGCAATGAAAGCCATGCCCCCCACAAATGTCAGCAAAGGGCAACAGGGAAGAAGGGCAGCACTGGATCGCAAACGGGCTCGGTTCACTATGAAGGACACTGGAAG CAAAGCGGTGCCTGTTGTGGATCGATCTAAGTTATTGAATATTTCGGATCCAGTCGCATTCTTCATGGCCTTGGATCGGCTTGAAG AAGCTGAGGATGAGATCAAACGGCTAAATGGAGAGGCAGAAAAGCGCATATTGATTTTTGATCCTTTAGACGAACCCATTAGACAGCCTGGTTTGCGTGG GAGAAAATCATTCCGCAGTTTCAAAGTAACTGAGGATGCTACTACTCAAGATCCCATTGAGGTACTGGCTTCCCAAACAGCAACTATGACAGGATCTCAGTTCTCACAGGATGTTATGCATGCTGTTGCTGACAAAAATGAACAGTCTGTTCCTTCACGATCTGGTGAAGCTATTTCAGATGTTTCAGGAAAAGAAG ATTCATTAGCTGAGAAGGATGGCCGTGATGATTTGGCTTATTTACTGACCTCGATCCAAGATTTGGATGAATCTGAAGAGGAAGCATTTATCCGGAAGACCTTAGGGCTTAAAGAAATAAGGAAGGGAAGAGTTAGTCTCTGTAACTCCATTCCTGGAGTCAGGTCCTTAAGAAGCGATACTGAACAAAAAGGTTCAATGAAGGTTCGCCCTCCAGAAAGTCATTTGCCTCAGACTCGCCAAGATCGAATTTCAGAGTTGGAGAAACATTTATTTCCTGGAGGTGCAGCAAATGCTAAATGCACAGATGATGAATCTGAAGGGTCACCAGATATTGTGATGGGTGAACCATCATTAGTGCATGATTCTTCCGAGGTTCTGATGACCAATGAGAACTCTACTGGAAGTGAAATTGACAGGAGGACCCCAAATCTGTGTGCCAGAGCAGCAGACCACGCTCTTGATCCTGAACCAAACTTGCCTGATCATGCATACGAAAGGCAAACCAGAGGCTCCTCACTTGGTTTGTGCAAAAACACAGAAGTTGCCAATGAACACGAG GAAGATGATGTACACATAGAATATCCAACTACTGGCGGGTCTACTTATCAAACAGAAGTTTCTTCTCATGATTTGGAGGGCAGCTTGACAGAAGAATTGGTCAGTGAACCAGGTAGGCATGCGGCTCCAGATGATATCTATAGGACTTCACATGCAGCTGAGGATAGCATTCAACATCTA GAAGTGGTCAAACAGGGTGGTGTTCTACAAG ACAAGTCAAGCCAGTCGTTGGAGATGCCTCTGGAAGATATTGATCCACTATATCGGCCTCAGATGCATGGTGGAAGCACTAAG AAATCGACACCTGTTCTGTGCAATGCACTGTCCCCGATCGAACAGAAGCAACAAGCAGCTCAAGAAGGGAAAAGGAAGCAACAGGCAAAGAGGGTAAAAAAAGTGTCTG ATGAATCTAGCCATGCACTGGAAATATCCCAAGCAAATTTCGAACCGGAGAATGAACCTCATAATGTTGACGTGAACATGGAG CAACCGACAGTTATGAGTAGCGCCAAGGGGCAAAAGGGAGCTCAAAGGAGAAACAAGACCAAAAAATTGAATCAAAGAAAAATCCTTGGAG ATGTTGACCTTGCGCGGCAGTCTGGAGTGAGAAGAAGCTCAAGAATACGCTCGAGGCCTTTGGAGTATTGGCTTGGTGAAAGATTACTATATGGGCCGATACAGGACA CTTTGCCTGCAGTTATTGGCATCAAAGCATACTCTCCTGGCCAGGATGGCAAGAAAACATTGAAAGTGAAATCTTTCGTGTCTGAACAGTATTCAGATCTTGTCGCTCAATTTGCGAAGTACTAA